From a region of the Acidimicrobiales bacterium genome:
- a CDS encoding S4 domain-containing protein, whose translation MSGEVRVDVWLYSIRAYRTRTAATEACRSGKVKVNGDPAKAAQRVGPGAVVEFKRSGDLRVFEVVETISKRVGADRASQCLIDRTPVSDTSDVDPVVPAAERQRGAGRPTKRDRRRIESFTKRSDRS comes from the coding sequence GTGAGCGGCGAGGTCAGGGTCGATGTGTGGCTGTACTCGATTCGTGCCTATCGGACCCGCACGGCGGCCACTGAAGCCTGCCGCTCTGGCAAGGTGAAGGTGAACGGCGATCCTGCCAAGGCCGCTCAGCGGGTGGGGCCCGGCGCAGTTGTCGAGTTCAAGCGCTCGGGCGATTTGCGCGTCTTCGAGGTCGTAGAGACGATCTCGAAGCGTGTCGGAGCCGACCGCGCCTCGCAGTGCCTGATAGATCGCACCCCCGTGAGCGATACCTCCGATGTCGACCCGGTGGTGCCCGCCGCCGAACGCCAGCGAGGAGCGGGGCGCCCAACCAAACGGGACAGGCGTCGAATCGAGTCGTTCACCAAACGCTCCGATCGAAGCTGA
- a CDS encoding nitroreductase, producing MDLEQAIRTRHSVRAYLDSEVPEDEIADIVRVAALAPSSSNVQPWHVAVVSGAARRKLEDELVAEVTSGTKPYPHFRPGAVGVEGAYMERKRECGFLYYDALGIERGDRPERERVALLNWRFFGAPHAMFVSMPAAMGEVSGLDVGLFLQTLMLTIHARGLGCIPQGALAQYPGPVKRLADIPEGNEILCGLSFGYPDPSAPINDLRMPRKPMGETLSFTR from the coding sequence ATGGATCTCGAGCAAGCCATACGAACGCGCCACTCCGTCCGGGCTTACCTAGACAGCGAGGTACCCGAAGACGAGATCGCCGACATCGTCAGGGTCGCCGCCCTGGCACCTTCCAGCAGCAACGTGCAGCCATGGCATGTGGCCGTCGTGTCGGGCGCGGCGCGGCGCAAGCTGGAAGACGAGCTGGTGGCCGAGGTCACCTCGGGCACAAAGCCATACCCCCACTTTCGCCCCGGTGCCGTGGGTGTCGAGGGTGCATACATGGAGCGCAAACGCGAGTGCGGCTTCCTCTACTACGACGCGCTGGGTATCGAGCGAGGCGACCGCCCCGAGCGCGAGCGGGTTGCCCTGCTGAACTGGCGTTTCTTCGGAGCGCCCCACGCGATGTTCGTCTCGATGCCAGCAGCGATGGGTGAGGTGAGCGGCCTGGATGTAGGCCTGTTCCTGCAGACCCTGATGCTGACCATCCACGCGCGGGGCCTTGGCTGCATTCCACAAGGTGCGTTGGCCCAATACCCGGGACCCGTCAAGAGGCTCGCCGACATACCCGAGGGCAACGAGATCCTCTGTGGCCTGTCGTTCGGTTACCCAGACCCGTCCGCACCCATCAACGACCTGCGCATGCCGCGCAAGCCGATGGGCGAGACGTTGTCTTTCACCCGCTGA
- a CDS encoding CpsD/CapB family tyrosine-protein kinase encodes MDLRDLRLALRRNWVAAIIAFDICIILGVIAAFLPASTYRATATLSVQPRVIEGNSSDPARLTSFVVPIVVETAESRVLRAELRQRLPVDVAALGVDVEVQVLSSILYVQTSTSSAVGSQVWANAVADAIITNNEVSNLVDIKMIDPAAVPSSAAAPKPVPIMLAATALGLIAALLVGVLVGRIREAFDNAEAIRQRLGTSVIGELPRLRQLRRNDRALLEILEEGSTSLGEAFKSLRGNLEFRIATEQPKAIAVSSYQMGEGKSSVAAGVSWALASVGHSVIAIDADLRRPALHHRLATAMGRGLADMGSKDISELLRPTSARGLRLLPAGLPDRSPADVVAVNLPKAIAAARQNADVVVVDAPPLEMVAETRQVIAHAGHVILVVDAASVNLPELAAAVAELREHGAILLGVVINRVRRRWWARSHGYYNFNQSGAGLTTGA; translated from the coding sequence ATGGATCTTCGCGACCTGAGACTTGCCCTGCGCCGCAACTGGGTCGCAGCCATCATCGCATTCGACATCTGCATCATCTTGGGCGTGATAGCGGCGTTTCTTCCCGCTTCGACCTATCGGGCCACCGCGACGTTGTCTGTGCAACCCCGCGTGATCGAGGGCAACAGCTCCGACCCGGCCAGGCTCACCAGCTTTGTTGTTCCCATCGTGGTCGAGACCGCCGAGTCTCGGGTGCTGCGAGCCGAACTCCGCCAGAGGCTGCCCGTCGATGTCGCGGCGCTGGGCGTCGACGTCGAGGTGCAGGTGCTGTCGTCGATTCTCTACGTGCAGACCTCGACCAGTTCAGCGGTTGGGTCGCAGGTCTGGGCCAACGCTGTAGCCGATGCCATCATCACGAACAACGAGGTCAGCAATCTCGTCGACATCAAGATGATCGATCCCGCCGCCGTTCCCAGCAGTGCGGCTGCACCCAAACCGGTGCCGATCATGCTGGCCGCCACGGCGCTGGGCCTGATCGCCGCGCTGCTCGTGGGCGTGCTCGTCGGACGAATCCGCGAAGCATTCGACAATGCCGAGGCGATCAGACAGCGGCTCGGCACCAGCGTCATCGGCGAACTTCCCCGCCTGCGCCAACTGAGACGCAACGACAGGGCGTTGCTGGAGATTCTGGAGGAGGGCTCGACCAGCCTGGGCGAAGCCTTCAAGAGTCTGCGAGGCAACCTCGAGTTCCGAATCGCCACAGAACAACCCAAGGCCATCGCCGTCAGCTCGTACCAGATGGGTGAGGGCAAGAGTTCGGTGGCTGCAGGCGTCTCGTGGGCGCTGGCCTCGGTCGGTCATTCGGTCATTGCGATCGACGCCGACCTGCGCCGGCCGGCGTTGCATCATCGCCTCGCCACCGCCATGGGCCGAGGCCTGGCCGACATGGGATCCAAGGACATCAGCGAGCTGCTGCGCCCCACCAGCGCACGCGGACTCAGACTGCTGCCCGCCGGTCTTCCCGACCGCTCTCCCGCCGACGTTGTGGCCGTCAACCTGCCCAAGGCCATAGCCGCGGCACGCCAGAATGCAGACGTTGTCGTGGTCGATGCGCCACCGCTCGAGATGGTGGCCGAAACCCGCCAGGTCATCGCTCATGCCGGTCACGTGATCCTGGTCGTCGACGCGGCCTCGGTGAACCTCCCCGAGTTGGCGGCAGCGGTTGCCGAGCTGCGCGAGCACGGCGCCATCTTGCTCGGCGTGGTGATCAACCGGGTTCGCAGGCGCTGGTGGGCCCGCTCGCACGGCTACTACAACTTCAACCAGAGCGGCGCGGGCCTGACCACCGGTGCCTGA
- the selD gene encoding selenide, water dikinase SelD: protein MGDENAARLTQYSHGAGUGCKLAPGELAQVVRHLNELVPDELLVGTATGDDAAVWRLDADRALVATADFITPVVDDPRIWGRVAAANAVSDVYAMGGRPLFALNLVGWTTALPIEMLAEVLAGGLDIAQQAGFVIAGGHTIDDPEPKYGMSVTGEVHPDRILTNAGLRAGQVLVLTKPLGVGVITTAIKADKATAEVADAAVQSMTRLNDVASRVAISAGATGCTDVTGFGLLGHLGRMAVESGVRAVVDFASLPMLPGAVELAEAGMVPGGSRRNLLHGAALLDAGEATELQKLLVADAQTSGGLVFGVDADQAQSVVDELVSTGHGAAVIGEVEAGDPAFVLRW, encoded by the coding sequence ATGGGAGATGAGAACGCAGCGCGCCTCACGCAATACAGCCACGGCGCTGGTTGAGGCTGCAAACTCGCTCCAGGCGAGTTGGCGCAGGTCGTGCGCCATCTGAACGAACTGGTTCCTGACGAACTCCTCGTCGGAACCGCAACCGGTGACGACGCCGCCGTGTGGCGCCTAGACGCCGATCGAGCCCTTGTCGCCACCGCCGACTTCATCACACCGGTGGTCGACGATCCGCGCATCTGGGGCCGCGTGGCCGCCGCCAACGCGGTGTCCGATGTGTACGCAATGGGCGGACGCCCCCTGTTTGCCCTGAATCTGGTGGGGTGGACCACTGCCCTGCCCATCGAGATGTTGGCCGAGGTGCTGGCCGGGGGCCTCGATATCGCCCAACAGGCAGGTTTCGTGATCGCCGGCGGCCACACCATCGACGACCCCGAACCCAAGTACGGCATGTCGGTGACGGGCGAGGTGCACCCAGACCGAATCCTCACCAACGCAGGACTGCGAGCCGGACAGGTTCTGGTTCTCACCAAGCCGTTGGGCGTGGGTGTGATCACCACTGCCATCAAGGCCGACAAGGCAACCGCCGAGGTGGCAGATGCGGCAGTGCAGTCGATGACCCGCTTGAACGACGTTGCGTCGCGAGTGGCCATCTCTGCGGGTGCCACGGGATGTACCGACGTGACCGGTTTCGGTTTGCTTGGCCACCTGGGCCGTATGGCTGTCGAGTCTGGTGTCCGGGCCGTGGTCGATTTCGCCTCGCTGCCGATGCTGCCAGGGGCGGTCGAACTCGCCGAGGCCGGCATGGTTCCGGGAGGCAGTAGGCGCAACCTGCTTCACGGCGCGGCACTGCTGGATGCCGGCGAAGCAACCGAACTGCAGAAACTCCTGGTCGCCGACGCCCAAACCTCGGGCGGCTTGGTCTTTGGCGTAGATGCCGACCAGGCCCAAAGTGTGGTCGACGAGCTGGTCTCGACGGGACACGGCGCTGCAGTCATTGGCGAGGTCGAGGCCGGTGACCCCGCGTTCGTGTTGCGCTGGTGA
- a CDS encoding aldo/keto reductase: MNDPTIDIPLLGLGTWRLSGSSGTQVVLEALELGYRHIDTAQMYGNEDAVGRALAETTVPRDDIWLTTKIDDPNHRPDDMRRSFEASLAKLRVDRVDLLLIHWPVEWDTMAATLEVLAEFRADGRATHVGVSNFEVDQIAFAVDHAPIEVNQIEFHPLLDQTALLQQAKQLGIHITAYCPIARGLVADDAACAQVARRHGVTAAQVALAWVISHPGVSAIPQTSKPHRLVENLAAGQVRLDAEDVALIDATDKNNRLVSPPKSPWRRPGHERT; encoded by the coding sequence GTGAACGACCCGACGATCGACATTCCGCTGCTGGGGCTGGGCACCTGGAGACTGTCGGGGTCTTCCGGAACCCAGGTCGTGCTAGAAGCGCTCGAACTCGGATACCGACACATCGACACCGCCCAGATGTACGGCAACGAAGATGCGGTGGGAAGAGCTCTGGCCGAGACCACGGTGCCGCGCGACGACATCTGGCTGACGACCAAGATCGACGATCCCAACCATCGGCCAGACGATATGCGCCGGTCGTTCGAAGCGAGCCTGGCGAAGCTGCGAGTGGATCGCGTCGACCTGCTCTTGATCCACTGGCCCGTCGAGTGGGACACCATGGCTGCCACCCTCGAGGTCCTGGCCGAATTTCGTGCCGATGGTCGTGCGACCCATGTGGGCGTCAGCAATTTCGAGGTCGACCAGATCGCATTCGCTGTCGATCACGCGCCGATAGAGGTCAACCAGATCGAGTTCCATCCCCTGTTGGACCAAACCGCTCTGCTTCAACAGGCCAAGCAGCTGGGTATCCACATCACGGCCTACTGCCCGATCGCCAGAGGTCTGGTGGCCGACGACGCGGCCTGCGCCCAGGTGGCGCGACGCCACGGCGTAACGGCCGCACAGGTCGCTCTGGCGTGGGTCATCTCGCACCCTGGCGTCTCGGCGATACCCCAGACGTCGAAACCCCACCGGTTGGTCGAGAACCTGGCCGCTGGCCAAGTGCGCCTCGACGCCGAAGACGTGGCCCTCATCGACGCGACCGACAAGAACAACCGCCTGGTCAGCCCGCCCAAGAGCCCGTGGCGCAGGCCCGGCCACGAAAGGACCTGA
- a CDS encoding sugar transferase, whose translation MTPFRPGALSSTKRPAGSLWLRWVLVFIDTEAIFLAWAVALVFFQRVPVSGRSSTTGVVVTVALTGAALLLMASQELYLARVSSIRAVELTRIFRVSVLTGLAAGLGAEILDGQVAAKEAALGALLMLVFLIIGRSAYRAWLTARRAAGEYRRDVIIVGTNDEARGLYDLLNTHTEIGLEVAAVYGDANLAAKNGLDHLYAGPADQCVDIVGTRPISGVLVASTALPSPVLNRLVRELLSLGVHVQITSGLRGIATRRLRAQPLAHEPMIYLEQLTLAWWQLAIKRAIDIMLSLFGLLFAGPVILFFAVVVKLTDRGPAFFKQERIGRSGEHFNMIKIRTMCVDAEAKLEELKKKQGNERSGPLFKMEKDPRFTPVGRFMDVTSVNELPQLWNVLRGDMSLVGPRPALPKEAAMFDAELHARNLVRPGITGLWQVEARDNPDFSAYKRLDLHYVENWSVTFDLIIILQTVESILARVVKAVSSRTHPEKPSQAADSAADMHTQSTPEVGTDDASIADGEAAEADVGANAQSADSAEGAVSLR comes from the coding sequence ATGACCCCTTTCCGCCCAGGTGCACTCTCGAGCACCAAGCGTCCGGCCGGCTCGTTGTGGCTGCGGTGGGTGCTGGTTTTCATCGACACCGAAGCCATCTTCCTGGCCTGGGCGGTTGCCCTCGTCTTCTTCCAGCGGGTGCCGGTGTCGGGTCGGTCCAGCACCACGGGCGTGGTGGTCACCGTCGCTCTGACCGGCGCGGCCCTGCTGCTGATGGCCAGCCAGGAGCTGTACCTCGCAAGGGTCTCCAGCATTCGCGCGGTCGAGCTCACACGTATCTTCCGCGTGTCGGTGCTGACCGGTCTGGCGGCTGGCCTGGGTGCCGAGATTCTCGATGGCCAGGTCGCGGCCAAAGAAGCCGCTCTGGGCGCCCTGCTGATGCTGGTATTTCTCATCATCGGGCGCTCGGCCTATAGGGCCTGGTTGACGGCGCGTCGCGCGGCCGGCGAATACAGGCGCGACGTCATCATCGTCGGCACCAACGACGAGGCGAGAGGTCTATACGACCTGCTCAACACCCACACCGAGATCGGCCTCGAGGTCGCTGCCGTGTACGGCGACGCCAATCTGGCCGCCAAGAACGGGCTCGACCATCTGTACGCAGGGCCCGCAGATCAGTGTGTCGACATCGTGGGCACCCGCCCCATTTCGGGTGTTCTGGTGGCGTCCACCGCCTTGCCCAGCCCGGTCCTGAACCGCCTGGTCCGCGAGCTGCTGTCGTTGGGCGTGCACGTTCAGATCACGTCGGGTTTGCGGGGCATAGCCACCCGCCGACTCCGCGCCCAACCGCTGGCCCACGAGCCGATGATCTACCTCGAGCAGCTCACCCTGGCCTGGTGGCAGCTGGCCATCAAGAGGGCGATCGACATCATGTTGTCGCTGTTCGGTTTGTTGTTCGCTGGGCCGGTGATCTTGTTCTTCGCTGTGGTGGTGAAGCTCACCGACCGAGGCCCCGCCTTCTTCAAGCAGGAGCGCATCGGCCGCAGCGGCGAACACTTCAACATGATCAAGATCCGCACCATGTGCGTGGACGCCGAGGCCAAGCTCGAAGAGTTGAAGAAGAAGCAGGGCAACGAGCGAAGCGGTCCCCTGTTCAAAATGGAGAAGGACCCCCGCTTCACGCCGGTGGGGCGGTTCATGGACGTCACGTCGGTGAACGAGCTTCCGCAGCTGTGGAACGTCCTGCGCGGCGACATGAGCCTGGTGGGCCCCCGCCCGGCGCTGCCGAAAGAAGCGGCGATGTTCGATGCCGAACTGCATGCCCGCAACCTGGTGCGTCCTGGCATCACCGGCCTGTGGCAGGTCGAGGCCCGAGACAACCCCGACTTCTCGGCCTACAAGCGCCTCGACCTGCACTATGTCGAGAACTGGTCTGTCACCTTCGACCTGATCATCATCCTGCAGACCGTCGAGTCGATCCTGGCACGCGTGGTCAAGGCCGTCAGCAGCCGCACCCACCCCGAGAAGCCCTCTCAGGCCGCCGACAGCGCCGCCGACATGCACACTCAGAGCACACCAGAGGTGGGCACAGACGACGCGTCGATCGCCGACGGCGAGGCCGCGGAGGCCGATGTTGGGGCGAATGCACAGTCTGCCGACAGCGCCGAGGGTGCTGTCAGTCTTCGCTGA
- a CDS encoding histidinol-phosphate transaminase, which produces MIGRPRAEVSAVAGYVPGKSKEAVEQETGITDVVKLASNERTAPPASAVSEAMAAAAGQTNRYPDNRAVELRSLLAARLGVDIDSIAVSSGSVGLLHQITAAYAGPGREVAYPWRSFELYPIFTKLSGAREIATPLDGGWAFDVQALVDAVTPDTTLINLATPNNPTGTALTPAQLQYVIDSVPDDVIIVVDEAYREYVVADLWDPVALVAAHPNVIHLRTFSKAYALAAARVGWCHAHPEVISCIHATQPPFPVTNMGLAGAAAALADAEALESHVEEVISERARVIEVLTGRGWQIPGSQEGNFVWLPTADALDLTAELERKGVIVRPFAGEGIRVTIGQPHENDRFLDACP; this is translated from the coding sequence ATGATCGGTCGCCCACGTGCAGAGGTCTCGGCGGTTGCGGGCTATGTGCCCGGCAAATCGAAGGAGGCCGTAGAGCAGGAAACCGGAATCACCGACGTGGTGAAGCTGGCGTCGAACGAACGCACCGCACCACCTGCGTCGGCGGTTTCGGAGGCTATGGCGGCAGCGGCCGGCCAAACCAACCGCTATCCAGACAACCGTGCTGTCGAGCTGCGCAGCTTGCTCGCCGCTCGCCTGGGCGTCGATATCGACTCGATCGCTGTCAGCTCGGGCTCGGTGGGTTTGCTACATCAGATCACCGCCGCGTACGCCGGTCCGGGGCGCGAGGTCGCTTATCCGTGGCGCAGTTTCGAGCTGTATCCCATCTTCACCAAGCTCAGCGGGGCCCGAGAGATAGCCACACCGCTCGACGGCGGATGGGCCTTCGATGTGCAGGCGTTGGTCGACGCGGTGACCCCCGACACCACCCTGATCAACCTGGCCACCCCCAACAACCCCACCGGCACCGCACTGACGCCTGCCCAGCTGCAATACGTGATCGACTCTGTTCCCGACGACGTCATCATCGTGGTCGACGAGGCCTATCGCGAGTATGTGGTGGCCGACCTCTGGGACCCTGTCGCCCTGGTGGCCGCCCACCCCAACGTGATCCACCTGAGGACATTCTCCAAGGCGTATGCCCTGGCCGCAGCCAGGGTCGGCTGGTGCCACGCCCACCCCGAGGTCATCTCGTGCATCCACGCCACGCAGCCGCCGTTCCCGGTGACAAACATGGGTCTGGCGGGTGCAGCCGCTGCGCTGGCTGACGCCGAGGCCCTCGAATCCCACGTGGAAGAGGTCATCTCCGAGAGGGCCCGGGTCATCGAGGTGTTGACCGGCCGAGGCTGGCAGATCCCCGGCTCGCAGGAGGGCAACTTCGTGTGGCTGCCCACCGCCGACGCGCTGGATCTGACCGCCGAGCTGGAACGAAAGGGTGTGATCGTGCGCCCATTCGCCGGCGAGGGGATCAGGGTCACCATCGGCCAGCCGCACGAGAACGACCGATTCCTGGACGCCTGTCCCTAG
- a CDS encoding antibiotic biosynthesis monooxygenase, with product MRTPDLPASYWAVIFTNQLNDDAEGYEQMAGDMVELASRQPGFLGIDSVRGPDGKGITVSYWRSEDDIVAWKGVAEHLEAQLAGAQRFYSSYSTRVAQVSRNYEFRAD from the coding sequence GTGCGAACACCCGACCTGCCCGCCTCCTATTGGGCGGTGATCTTCACCAACCAGCTCAACGACGACGCTGAGGGCTACGAGCAGATGGCCGGTGACATGGTCGAGCTGGCATCCCGGCAGCCCGGCTTCTTGGGCATCGACTCGGTTCGCGGACCCGACGGCAAGGGGATAACCGTTTCGTACTGGCGCTCCGAGGACGACATCGTCGCCTGGAAGGGGGTCGCAGAGCACCTCGAGGCCCAGCTGGCGGGCGCCCAGCGGTTCTATAGCTCGTACTCGACCAGGGTGGCCCAGGTGAGCCGCAACTACGAGTTCAGGGCCGACTGA
- a CDS encoding O-antigen ligase family protein, whose translation MAAALIGLGVSLALFLKLERSGKPETAVRLLAIILIFELLAAPNEAGQPVGLFRVPVGVDLRPGDFIIPVAVLARILARPLPHWIGVPAMLWASFYAWYSVAVVTGIAWGNPMSDVIFQSRSIVSLAGAMFVAAGVDASKIFAPESIARFGRFFGWIAVVIAVAHLTLTPLSLNVPVFAVKQLGILGGDARTVLPVLGMFTLAAEVLNQRRRPSVLIPGAAVFMTPFVAVQAGPYLAALTLVLLVVGFSLTSTWRRRVGLKALDIAIVGSALVTLGAASIFLSGGQSPAVVAQFEDAVLSDSQQTTTNERYQLWDEAVEKFYESPVWGYGVGVKGTIERSWPQPSGKATFHNIIFDISMRSGGAGVLLFLGSLVATVVAALLVWFRCRNDTVAVMSLACMLGMTAILSRGGVSSMLEASRMSLAVGLLSGLILSGWRYMKVDEARQERLEGSQSGLRLPEEGPFEYANS comes from the coding sequence TTGGCCGCTGCGCTAATCGGCCTCGGCGTCAGCCTGGCGCTTTTTCTGAAGCTCGAGCGCAGCGGCAAACCCGAGACAGCGGTTCGTCTGCTTGCGATCATTCTCATCTTCGAACTGCTGGCGGCGCCCAACGAGGCAGGCCAGCCGGTCGGCTTGTTCCGGGTGCCCGTCGGTGTAGATCTGCGACCAGGCGACTTCATCATCCCGGTCGCAGTGCTGGCGCGCATCCTGGCTAGACCCCTTCCGCACTGGATAGGCGTCCCGGCGATGCTGTGGGCGTCGTTCTACGCCTGGTACTCGGTTGCGGTCGTCACCGGCATCGCCTGGGGCAATCCGATGTCTGATGTGATCTTCCAGTCGCGATCGATCGTGTCGCTGGCGGGCGCCATGTTCGTCGCCGCGGGCGTGGATGCCTCGAAGATCTTTGCACCCGAGTCGATCGCCCGGTTCGGACGGTTCTTCGGTTGGATCGCCGTCGTCATCGCAGTGGCCCACCTGACGCTCACGCCGTTGTCTCTGAATGTGCCCGTGTTCGCGGTGAAACAGCTCGGGATATTGGGCGGTGACGCTCGCACCGTCCTGCCCGTGTTGGGCATGTTCACTTTGGCAGCAGAGGTTCTGAACCAGCGGCGGCGCCCGTCGGTCCTCATCCCTGGGGCTGCGGTGTTCATGACTCCCTTTGTTGCGGTTCAGGCCGGTCCGTACCTTGCTGCACTGACCTTGGTGCTGCTGGTGGTGGGTTTCTCGCTGACCTCGACCTGGAGGCGCCGGGTGGGTCTGAAGGCGCTCGACATAGCCATTGTGGGCTCGGCCTTGGTCACACTGGGCGCGGCCTCGATCTTCTTGTCGGGCGGGCAGAGCCCCGCAGTGGTTGCCCAGTTCGAGGACGCCGTGCTGTCCGACTCGCAGCAGACCACCACGAACGAGCGCTACCAGCTGTGGGACGAAGCGGTCGAGAAGTTCTACGAATCGCCTGTGTGGGGCTATGGCGTCGGGGTCAAGGGCACCATCGAGCGGTCTTGGCCCCAGCCTTCGGGCAAGGCGACGTTTCACAACATCATCTTCGACATCTCGATGCGGTCGGGAGGTGCAGGTGTCTTGTTGTTCCTCGGGTCCCTGGTGGCGACGGTTGTAGCCGCGCTGTTGGTGTGGTTCAGGTGCCGCAACGACACGGTCGCCGTCATGTCGCTGGCTTGCATGTTGGGCATGACCGCAATACTCAGCCGTGGCGGCGTCAGCTCGATGCTGGAAGCCAGCCGCATGAGCCTCGCCGTTGGCCTGTTGAGCGGGCTCATACTGTCGGGCTGGCGCTACATGAAGGTGGACGAGGCCCGTCAAGAACGCCTCGAAGGGTCGCAGTCGGGGTTGCGGCTACCCGAAGAGGGTCCGTTCGAGTACGCCAACTCGTGA
- a CDS encoding glycosyltransferase family 4 protein, with translation MRLLVVTHTDGAWGAEQRLAEYLPHLIDSGISPTLLAPAEGDFTSRFRAAGGDVELMDLGSRVGLRSADGGRPGPMALAGELKHVAGAARRLARVAKRFDVVQSHSRTAHVEVAMAGRFARKPTVLDHHDVIAEGIGRRAMQLAANLASTTVVNSSSTRESVPGVADSKLVVINPAVDLDRYTGRVERSVQLRSELAGGDCDDSTILVGILGRIDVEKRIEVLLRAAEQLDMPQLRIVVVGAALAGDDYLDRLETGDLSSKVGRVEFVGARSDIPEVMACLDVVVSTCPVEAFGRTLLEAQASRVPVIGPDLSGVRDIVRTAETGWLFRPDDVSDLASVLGDLALRLDAAETKMVVERARSQAEGLGVAQQAMAFARVYQDLVV, from the coding sequence GTGCGCTTGTTAGTAGTCACCCACACAGACGGGGCCTGGGGCGCCGAGCAGCGTTTGGCCGAGTACCTGCCTCACCTCATCGACTCGGGCATCTCGCCCACCTTGTTGGCCCCGGCCGAGGGTGATTTCACCAGCAGGTTCCGTGCCGCAGGCGGAGACGTCGAGCTGATGGACCTGGGGTCGCGCGTCGGACTTCGATCTGCCGACGGAGGCAGGCCCGGCCCCATGGCCCTGGCCGGTGAGCTGAAGCATGTCGCCGGGGCGGCCAGGCGCCTGGCTCGCGTGGCCAAACGATTCGACGTCGTCCAGTCGCACAGCAGAACAGCTCACGTCGAGGTCGCCATGGCCGGCAGGTTCGCCCGCAAGCCGACCGTTCTCGACCACCACGATGTCATCGCCGAGGGCATCGGCCGACGGGCCATGCAACTGGCGGCCAACCTCGCATCGACGACAGTGGTCAACAGCTCTTCTACACGCGAGTCGGTGCCCGGCGTGGCCGACAGCAAGCTGGTCGTGATCAACCCGGCTGTCGATCTCGACCGCTACACGGGCAGGGTCGAGCGCTCTGTCCAGTTGCGCAGCGAACTGGCCGGTGGCGACTGCGACGATTCGACCATCTTGGTCGGGATCCTCGGCCGAATCGATGTCGAGAAGCGCATCGAAGTGTTGCTGCGAGCGGCCGAACAACTGGACATGCCGCAGCTTCGCATCGTCGTCGTTGGGGCCGCGCTGGCCGGAGACGACTATTTGGACCGACTCGAGACCGGCGACCTGAGTTCGAAGGTCGGCCGGGTCGAGTTCGTCGGTGCACGTTCGGACATCCCGGAGGTGATGGCGTGCCTCGATGTGGTCGTCTCTACATGTCCAGTCGAGGCGTTCGGCCGAACCCTCTTGGAGGCCCAGGCCAGCAGGGTTCCCGTGATCGGGCCTGACCTGTCGGGTGTCAGGGACATCGTGCGCACCGCAGAGACCGGCTGGTTGTTCAGGCCAGACGACGTGTCCGACCTGGCCAGCGTTCTCGGTGACCTGGCCCTTCGGCTAGACGCAGCCGAGACCAAAATGGTGGTCGAGCGAGCCCGCTCCCAGGCCGAAGGATTGGGAGTGGCCCAGCAAGCCATGGCTTTCGCCCGTGTATATCAAGACCTGGTCGTTTGA
- a CDS encoding glycosyltransferase, producing MKLGVTVATYRRPKGLDRLLSSIAEAEVPKGAELLVVVVDNDPEGSSRDIVDQYASLLETHYEIEPERGIPFVRNRGVRAALDLGATHILFVDDDERVDEQWLVGIASARARLDAPIIAGTIISEFEEDPPRWAIDSGAFQRRIREDGASIDFATTANSMVDAELLAGRPGPFDTRLRYSGGSDLQLFAELHNEGHQIRCTTAATTYELYPQSRVTKEWLLKRQRRRGTNRSTTLRLTGGGPSRYAKRIVAGCYEMLAGLVQTARGWVGRDEVGRLKGRMRFMYGVGMLAGLFGARVDEYRTHHGS from the coding sequence ATGAAGCTCGGAGTCACGGTTGCGACCTACCGCCGACCCAAGGGCCTCGACCGTTTGTTGTCGAGCATCGCGGAGGCCGAAGTACCAAAGGGCGCCGAGCTGTTGGTGGTGGTGGTCGACAACGACCCCGAGGGTTCGTCTCGCGACATCGTCGATCAATATGCCTCGCTGCTCGAAACCCACTATGAGATCGAACCAGAGCGCGGCATTCCGTTCGTGCGAAATCGAGGCGTCCGTGCCGCCCTCGACCTGGGAGCGACCCACATCCTGTTCGTCGACGACGACGAGAGGGTCGACGAACAGTGGCTGGTCGGGATCGCCTCGGCGCGCGCTCGCCTGGATGCACCGATAATCGCCGGCACGATCATCTCTGAATTCGAGGAAGATCCACCTCGGTGGGCCATCGACAGTGGAGCGTTCCAGAGGCGAATCCGCGAAGACGGTGCCAGCATCGACTTCGCCACAACCGCCAACTCGATGGTCGATGCCGAGCTGCTGGCGGGCCGGCCGGGGCCGTTCGACACGAGGCTCAGGTATTCGGGTGGCAGCGACCTGCAACTGTTCGCAGAGCTGCACAACGAGGGCCACCAGATCCGCTGCACCACGGCCGCCACGACCTACGAGCTCTACCCGCAGTCGAGGGTCACCAAGGAGTGGCTGCTAAAGCGCCAGCGCCGCCGCGGAACCAACCGCAGCACCACGCTGCGCCTCACCGGCGGTGGGCCATCGAGGTACGCCAAGCGCATCGTAGCCGGCTGCTACGAGATGCTGGCCGGTCTGGTGCAGACCGCCCGGGGATGGGTCGGCCGCGACGAGGTCGGTCGGCTCAAGGGTCGAATGAGATTCATGTATGGGGTGGGCATGCTGGCCGGGCTGTTCGGCGCGCGGGTCGACGAGTATCGAACCCACCACGGTTCCTGA